From Solibacillus isronensis, the proteins below share one genomic window:
- a CDS encoding toxin-antitoxin system YwqK family antitoxin produces MENKKDILSKEYVLNHGINFDEELWFTSYGDEVLDNPEDEGGKPFTGLAYELYDKGNIAYYCYYKNGFKEGDYIKFHNNGKVKSSDYMVKGQTRGIRKIWYESEELKFLGEYKFGICLKNTEWDKQGNIIGIKDTPTKDEVELIAQFSEDNEDVYV; encoded by the coding sequence CATGGTATAAATTTTGATGAAGAATTATGGTTTACCTCGTACGGCGACGAAGTACTAGACAATCCAGAAGATGAGGGCGGAAAACCTTTTACAGGTTTGGCTTACGAATTATATGACAAGGGTAATATTGCGTATTATTGTTATTATAAAAATGGCTTTAAAGAAGGGGATTATATCAAATTTCACAATAATGGAAAAGTGAAATCTTCAGATTACATGGTAAAAGGACAAACGAGGGGTATAAGAAAAATTTGGTATGAAAGTGAAGAACTTAAATTTTTGGGAGAGTATAAATTTGGTATTTGTTTGAAAAATACTGAATGGGATAAGCAAGGAAACATAATCGGAATAAAAGATACCCCGACAAAAGATGAAGTTGAACTAATTGCCCAATTTTCTGAAGATAATGAGGATGTATATGTTTGA
- a CDS encoding M14 family zinc carboxypeptidase: MEIFVRPGDSFWYYSQVFNLPFQLILDSNRNLNAQALMPNQPVQIPGYVTSQYTVQRGDTIWSIAQRINMPMDALFLLNPVLNPYVLQVGLRLRLPVRVTWRVVNGEQDYDYRAMVQDIRSLQAIYPFIANEPIGNSVLEKEIPGLTIGNGQKRVHFNASFHANEWITTSIVMTFLNDYLISLTNNASIRGLYTLPLYIQTSLNIVPMVNPDGVDLVLNGPPEDETIRKNVIEWNNGSTDFSGWKANINGVDLNDQFPAEWERERERNPKTPGPRDYGGKSPLSEPESIAMADLTVERDFARVLAFHTQGQVIYWGFMGLEPPETEQLVNEFARVSGYEPVQTIESYAGYKDWFIQDWRRPGFTVELGLGTNPLPISQFGEIYEEALGIFLSALYM; encoded by the coding sequence GTGGAGATTTTCGTAAGACCGGGTGATTCCTTTTGGTATTATAGCCAAGTTTTTAATCTTCCTTTTCAGCTGATTCTTGATTCGAATCGGAATCTGAATGCACAGGCCCTGATGCCCAACCAACCCGTTCAGATTCCCGGTTATGTGACAAGTCAGTATACGGTTCAACGGGGAGATACAATTTGGTCGATTGCACAAAGAATCAATATGCCGATGGATGCGCTTTTTCTGCTCAATCCGGTACTCAATCCATACGTACTTCAGGTCGGTCTACGGTTGCGGTTACCTGTTCGTGTAACATGGAGAGTTGTGAATGGTGAACAGGATTACGATTATAGGGCAATGGTGCAGGATATTCGGTCATTGCAGGCAATCTATCCGTTTATAGCAAATGAGCCGATCGGCAATTCCGTATTGGAAAAAGAAATTCCGGGGCTCACGATTGGGAACGGGCAGAAACGTGTTCATTTTAATGCTTCTTTTCATGCCAATGAGTGGATTACGACGTCGATTGTCATGACGTTTCTTAATGATTATTTAATTTCGCTAACGAATAATGCTTCAATACGAGGGCTATATACATTGCCATTGTATATTCAAACGAGTTTAAATATTGTGCCAATGGTAAATCCCGACGGAGTAGATTTAGTGCTGAACGGACCTCCGGAAGATGAAACAATTCGTAAAAACGTAATCGAATGGAATAATGGTAGTACAGATTTCTCGGGTTGGAAAGCGAATATTAATGGGGTTGATCTGAACGACCAGTTTCCTGCTGAATGGGAACGGGAAAGAGAAAGAAACCCGAAAACGCCTGGGCCGCGGGATTATGGTGGGAAAAGTCCGCTATCGGAACCGGAATCCATTGCAATGGCCGATTTGACAGTAGAGCGGGATTTTGCTCGGGTTTTGGCTTTCCATACACAAGGTCAAGTTATTTATTGGGGATTCATGGGATTGGAACCTCCTGAAACAGAACAGCTTGTCAATGAATTTGCGAGGGTAAGCGGATATGAGCCTGTGCAGACAATAGAAAGCTATGCGGGTTACAAAGACTGGTTTATTCAAGATTGGCGCCGCCCCGGATTCACCGTTGAACTGGGGCTTGGAACGAATCCTTTACCAATCAGCCAATTCGGTGAAATTTATGAAGAAGCATTAGGGATTTTTTTAAGTGCATTATATATGTAA
- a CDS encoding YpzG family protein gives MDKKGFTDPKSKKIHQNWASDKHQKSQIKGETEVTLHNQILRINAKARQF, from the coding sequence ATGGATAAGAAGGGTTTCACAGATCCAAAATCTAAGAAGATCCACCAAAACTGGGCGAGCGACAAGCATCAAAAGTCTCAAATCAAAGGGGAAACAGAGGTAACTCTGCATAACCAGATTTTGAGAATTAATGCGAAGGCGAGACAGTTCTAA